From one Sulfurimonas sp. HSL-3221 genomic stretch:
- the rny gene encoding ribonuclease Y → MNEILSGGAIATISGVVGFFISKKITSAHLDFYTEQAKAKAKTIEKEAEALLVGASERARKTEERAENRYEEAVRRAEHDLAERESTMSRREKDLERFVRQEREAVEHELKVAGSKRLAVERREKALIQLQNDFERRTDEAIRAVERSAGMTKDEARQLLLSQVEARSRDEIAHIVRRYETEAREQAERHANFLLAQATSRFAGTFASERLISVVHLDDDELKGRIIGKEGRNIKALEMVLGVDIIIDETPKEIVVSSFNLYRRAIATRTLELLIEDGRIQPARIEEIHAKVTAEYEEKILHEGEEVVFETGVGPMHPELMKLIGRLRYRASYGQNALAHTLEVANMAGIIAAELGGDPKMAKRAGLLHDIGKALTHEHEGSHVDLGAEVCRRYDEDTIVINAIFAHHGQQEMDSIECAAVCAADALSAARPGARREVLESFLKRVTEIEEIASRHPGVRQAYAINAGREVRVIVNAEVVSDDETALLAKEIADEIAQSVSYPGEIKVNVIRELRSVEYAR, encoded by the coding sequence ATAAACGAAATACTCTCAGGAGGCGCGATCGCCACTATTAGCGGTGTGGTGGGATTTTTCATTTCGAAAAAGATCACGAGCGCTCACCTCGATTTTTATACCGAACAGGCGAAAGCCAAAGCCAAAACCATTGAAAAAGAGGCGGAGGCGCTGCTGGTAGGCGCTTCGGAAAGGGCGCGCAAAACGGAAGAACGGGCGGAAAACCGCTACGAGGAGGCCGTGCGCCGCGCCGAGCATGACCTCGCCGAGCGCGAGTCGACCATGTCCCGCCGCGAAAAGGACCTGGAGCGTTTTGTCCGCCAGGAGCGCGAGGCGGTCGAACATGAGCTCAAGGTGGCCGGCAGCAAACGGCTGGCCGTCGAGCGCCGCGAGAAGGCGCTGATCCAGCTGCAAAACGATTTTGAGCGCCGTACAGACGAGGCGATCCGTGCCGTCGAACGCAGTGCCGGGATGACGAAGGACGAGGCGCGCCAGCTGCTGCTCTCTCAGGTGGAGGCGCGTTCGCGCGACGAGATCGCCCACATCGTGCGCCGCTACGAGACCGAAGCGAGGGAACAGGCCGAACGCCACGCGAACTTCCTGCTGGCCCAGGCGACGAGCCGCTTTGCGGGCACTTTCGCCTCGGAGCGCCTGATCAGCGTGGTGCATCTGGACGATGATGAACTCAAAGGGCGCATCATCGGCAAGGAGGGGCGCAACATCAAGGCCTTGGAGATGGTGCTCGGCGTCGATATCATTATCGACGAAACGCCCAAGGAGATCGTGGTGAGCAGCTTCAACCTCTACCGCCGCGCCATCGCCACGCGGACCCTGGAGCTGCTGATCGAGGACGGGCGGATCCAGCCCGCAAGGATCGAGGAGATCCATGCCAAGGTGACGGCGGAGTACGAGGAGAAGATCCTGCACGAGGGCGAAGAGGTCGTTTTCGAGACCGGCGTCGGCCCGATGCACCCGGAGCTGATGAAGCTGATCGGGCGGCTGCGCTACCGTGCCAGTTATGGTCAGAACGCCCTGGCGCACACCCTTGAAGTCGCCAACATGGCGGGGATCATCGCCGCGGAACTCGGCGGGGACCCGAAGATGGCCAAAAGGGCAGGGTTGCTGCATGATATCGGCAAGGCGCTGACCCATGAGCACGAGGGGAGCCACGTGGACCTGGGGGCCGAAGTGTGCCGACGTTATGACGAGGATACCATTGTCATCAACGCGATCTTCGCCCACCACGGCCAGCAGGAGATGGACTCCATCGAGTGCGCCGCCGTCTGCGCCGCCGACGCCCTCTCCGCCGCCCGGCCGGGGGCACGCCGCGAGGTGCTCGAGAGCTTCCTAAAACGGGTGACGGAGATCGAAGAGATCGCATCGCGCCACCCCGGCGTACGGCAGGCCTACGCCATCAACGCCGGCCGGGAAGTCCGTGTTATCGTCAATGCCGAAGTCGTCAGCGACGACGAGACGGCGCTGCTGGCCAAGGAGATCGCCGACGAGATCGCCCAGAGTGTGAGCTACCCGGGGGAGATCAAGGTGAATGTCATTCGCGAGCTTCGCAGCGTGGAGTACGCACGCTGA
- a CDS encoding CZB domain-containing protein, which yields MDKAQTLEQLSAAKKAHIKWVNRAKALVGGLPVEKDAIPVDSTDCQFGQWFYGEGQKLNAIPGMDRLSTIETLHFTLHDTYLKIFKLYFGEMNRSFFSKLFNMKPKISDSDKELAKEYFQQLEGVSKQLLDEIGRLERRLNAMSAESFEEK from the coding sequence ATGGATAAAGCACAGACGCTTGAACAGCTCAGCGCAGCTAAAAAAGCGCATATCAAATGGGTCAACCGTGCGAAAGCCCTCGTCGGGGGGCTCCCCGTCGAAAAGGACGCCATTCCCGTCGACAGCACCGACTGCCAGTTCGGCCAGTGGTTTTACGGCGAGGGACAGAAGCTAAATGCGATACCCGGCATGGACCGCCTCAGTACGATCGAAACCCTGCACTTTACCCTGCACGATACCTATCTGAAGATTTTCAAACTCTATTTCGGGGAGATGAACCGCTCTTTTTTCAGCAAACTCTTCAATATGAAGCCGAAGATATCCGACAGTGACAAGGAGCTGGCCAAGGAGTATTTTCAGCAGCTCGAAGGGGTCTCTAAGCAGCTGCTGGATGAGATCGGTCGGCTGGAGCGGCGACTCAACGCGATGAGCGCGGAGAGCTTCGAAGAGAAGTAG
- a CDS encoding Tll0287-like domain-containing protein, with protein MKKILLSTTLLAAALLANPYESKPEEIAAVKATGQKAAAALLKSLGGNLQKHLKSGGPMEAFGFCSDHAYTLTEVIDQSMGSDVSVKRISLQYRNPANAPQGNEKAILESLQTLQANGVVLPDDVVEVVGDGVYKYYKPLLINKEACLKCHGDIDKLPELAKAIRERYPEDKATGYRMNDLRGAVVVTVKH; from the coding sequence ATGAAAAAAATATTGTTATCTACGACCCTGCTGGCCGCGGCCCTCTTGGCCAATCCCTATGAAAGCAAACCCGAGGAGATCGCCGCAGTCAAAGCCACCGGCCAGAAAGCGGCAGCCGCCCTGCTCAAAAGTCTCGGCGGCAACCTCCAGAAGCATCTCAAATCCGGCGGCCCGATGGAGGCCTTCGGATTCTGCAGCGACCACGCCTACACCCTGACCGAAGTCATCGACCAATCCATGGGTTCCGACGTCAGCGTCAAACGGATCAGCCTCCAGTACCGCAACCCGGCCAATGCGCCCCAGGGAAACGAAAAAGCGATCCTCGAATCCCTCCAGACCCTGCAGGCTAACGGCGTCGTGCTGCCCGACGACGTCGTCGAAGTCGTCGGGGACGGTGTCTACAAATACTACAAGCCGCTGCTGATCAACAAAGAGGCCTGCCTCAAATGCCACGGCGACATCGACAAACTGCCGGAGCTCGCCAAAGCGATCCGCGAACGCTACCCCGAAGACAAAGCGACGGGCTACCGTATGAACGACCTCCGCGGCGCGGTTGTCGTCACCGTCAAGCACTAA
- a CDS encoding cation diffusion facilitator family transporter — MRIEKKATLISSTTAGILVLFKLAIGIISGSVAVLASAIDSLLDLSVSIFNFFALHQSERKPDENFNFGLGKLEAVASVVEGTIISISGLFILYSAIDKIITPRAIEYIEASMGVMLFSIILTGALVLFLNHVAKKNNNLVIRADALHYKTDLFTNGAILLSLGIIHFSGFELIDPLLGIGIAIYMITSAFPILKEGLMMLLDVSLSKEEIARITTMLNRLQKINGHHHLQTRRAGSDIFVSVHLVFDDATSLLDAHKVSDQVESMMRMLFPNDRVHPFIHTDPYDDSDINEMEVAQLYAT, encoded by the coding sequence ATGCGTATCGAGAAAAAAGCGACCTTAATCTCCAGCACCACGGCGGGTATCCTCGTCCTTTTCAAACTGGCCATCGGGATCATCAGCGGCTCCGTTGCCGTTCTGGCGTCCGCGATCGACTCCCTGCTGGACCTTTCGGTCTCCATCTTCAACTTTTTCGCCCTGCACCAGTCCGAGCGCAAACCCGATGAGAACTTCAACTTCGGGCTGGGCAAACTTGAAGCGGTCGCCTCCGTTGTCGAAGGGACCATCATCTCCATCTCGGGGCTCTTCATCCTTTACAGCGCCATCGACAAGATCATCACGCCGCGGGCGATCGAGTACATAGAGGCCTCGATGGGCGTCATGCTCTTCTCGATCATCCTCACCGGCGCGCTGGTCCTCTTTTTGAACCACGTCGCGAAGAAGAACAACAACCTCGTCATTCGCGCCGACGCGCTGCACTACAAGACCGACCTCTTCACCAACGGCGCTATCCTCCTCTCTTTGGGCATCATCCACTTCAGCGGTTTCGAACTGATCGACCCGCTGCTGGGTATCGGGATCGCGATCTACATGATCACCTCCGCCTTCCCTATTCTCAAAGAGGGGCTGATGATGCTCCTCGACGTCTCACTGAGCAAGGAGGAGATTGCCCGCATCACGACGATGCTCAACCGGCTGCAGAAGATCAACGGCCACCACCACCTCCAGACCCGGCGAGCGGGCAGCGACATCTTTGTTTCCGTCCATCTCGTCTTTGACGACGCGACCTCCCTGCTCGACGCCCACAAGGTCAGCGATCAGGTGGAGAGCATGATGCGGATGCTCTTCCCCAACGACCGGGTCCATCCCTTTATCCATACCGATCCCTATGACGATTCCGATATCAACGAGATGGAAGTCGCGCAGCTCTACGCCACCTGA
- a CDS encoding DUF2231 domain-containing protein gives MQLPQISIPLTLPFEVPTMLHPVIIHFALVLPVIVLLIELANLGFKRRALSLTSLGLLLLSLIFFVAAYYTGKADGGEAFDLLGTGAREALGAHKMLGTYLVYALLIPIAFKLAAMLLAQKWARGALIVTLIMLISFMVKQGYDGGELVYRYGVNVSAVTEAEEAASDLRDDLADMNETVAEQAAEIETLKVQIAAMQQQAGESFGQKVDKAVTDAVSKVKKIFSEDNATKAAPQEEKAPSSEANGTI, from the coding sequence ATGCAGTTACCCCAGATTTCAATTCCACTGACACTGCCGTTCGAGGTGCCGACGATGCTGCACCCGGTTATCATCCATTTTGCGCTCGTTCTGCCGGTGATCGTCCTGCTGATCGAGTTGGCTAACCTGGGCTTTAAGCGCCGCGCCCTCAGTCTGACGTCTCTGGGACTGCTGCTGCTCTCCCTGATCTTCTTTGTCGCCGCCTACTACACGGGGAAAGCGGACGGGGGCGAAGCCTTCGACCTGCTCGGTACCGGGGCGCGAGAAGCGCTGGGTGCGCATAAAATGCTCGGGACCTATCTCGTCTACGCGCTGCTGATACCGATCGCTTTCAAACTGGCGGCGATGCTGCTGGCACAGAAGTGGGCCCGCGGGGCACTGATCGTGACGCTGATCATGCTGATCAGCTTTATGGTCAAACAGGGATATGACGGCGGCGAACTCGTCTACCGCTACGGAGTCAACGTTTCGGCGGTCACGGAGGCAGAGGAGGCGGCATCCGACCTCCGTGATGATCTGGCGGATATGAACGAGACGGTTGCGGAGCAGGCCGCGGAGATCGAAACCCTCAAGGTGCAGATCGCGGCGATGCAGCAGCAGGCCGGCGAGAGCTTCGGACAGAAGGTCGACAAGGCGGTAACGGACGCCGTCTCCAAAGTGAAGAAGATCTTCAGTGAGGACAACGCTACCAAAGCGGCGCCGCAGGAGGAGAAGGCGCCTTCATCCGAGGCGAACGGGACCATTTGA
- the cmoB gene encoding tRNA 5-methoxyuridine(34)/uridine 5-oxyacetic acid(34) synthase CmoB: MTLSPLEAIRREREAWMGWKNIAPLREALAALPEIETVCSLGDTVALTTEAEIDHAQVERVARMLMPWRKGPFDLFGLFIDTEWQSFMKYNLLRPHFNLQGKRVADIGCNNGYYLFRMQEDAPAKLVGFDPSALYKTQFDFINHFVKTEIVYELLGVEHLPLYEEKFDTIFCLGVLYHRSDPVAMLKQLYKGLGSSGEVYLDTFMIDGEEEICLTPAGAYSKIPNIYFVPTIPALRNWCLRAGFSGFEVLETSVTTPEEQRKTAWIEGQSLEDFLDPEDPAKTVEGYPAPKRVYVRLTKEPKA; encoded by the coding sequence GTGACACTCTCCCCCCTCGAGGCCATCCGCCGCGAGCGCGAAGCGTGGATGGGATGGAAAAACATCGCTCCGCTGCGTGAAGCCCTCGCAGCCCTCCCGGAGATCGAGACCGTCTGCAGCCTCGGCGATACGGTGGCCCTGACGACGGAAGCCGAAATCGACCATGCCCAGGTCGAACGGGTCGCGCGGATGCTGATGCCGTGGCGCAAAGGGCCCTTCGATCTCTTCGGCCTCTTCATCGATACCGAGTGGCAGAGTTTTATGAAATACAACCTGCTGCGACCCCACTTTAACCTGCAGGGGAAGCGGGTCGCGGACATCGGCTGCAACAACGGCTACTACCTTTTCCGTATGCAGGAGGATGCCCCGGCGAAGCTGGTGGGGTTCGACCCCTCTGCACTCTACAAGACCCAGTTCGATTTTATCAACCATTTCGTCAAGACGGAGATCGTCTATGAACTGCTGGGAGTAGAGCACCTGCCGCTGTACGAGGAGAAGTTCGATACGATCTTCTGCCTGGGGGTGCTCTATCACCGCAGCGACCCCGTCGCGATGCTCAAACAGCTTTATAAAGGGCTGGGCAGCAGCGGGGAGGTCTACCTCGACACCTTTATGATCGACGGGGAGGAGGAGATCTGCCTGACGCCGGCGGGCGCGTACTCGAAGATCCCCAACATCTACTTTGTCCCGACGATCCCCGCGCTGCGGAACTGGTGCCTCCGGGCGGGCTTTAGTGGCTTCGAGGTACTGGAGACCTCCGTGACGACACCGGAGGAGCAGCGCAAAACGGCATGGATAGAGGGGCAGAGCCTGGAGGACTTCCTGGACCCGGAAGACCCGGCAAAGACCGTCGAGGGGTATCCCGCCCCCAAACGGGTTTATGTACGACTGACCAAGGAGCCCAAAGCATGA
- a CDS encoding hotdog domain-containing protein, with amino-acid sequence MILNTHLKINNGLCGTVITLEEGYAAVELETTPAMAADDKGLVHGGFIFGAADYAAMAAVNEPTVVLAGSSCRFLAPSQVGETLLFKAECLENDGKKYQITVNAYCGETKVFSGEFTAVVLPAHVLG; translated from the coding sequence ATGATACTCAACACCCATCTGAAGATAAACAACGGCCTCTGCGGAACGGTCATCACTCTCGAAGAGGGGTATGCGGCGGTGGAACTGGAGACGACGCCGGCAATGGCGGCGGATGACAAAGGGCTGGTGCACGGCGGCTTTATTTTCGGCGCGGCCGACTATGCGGCGATGGCTGCCGTGAATGAACCGACCGTCGTTTTGGCGGGGAGCAGTTGCCGTTTTTTGGCCCCCTCACAAGTCGGAGAAACACTGCTTTTCAAAGCGGAATGCCTCGAGAATGACGGCAAAAAATATCAGATAACGGTTAACGCATATTGCGGCGAAACCAAGGTGTTTTCGGGGGAGTTTACGGCCGTAGTACTGCCAGCTCACGTACTGGGATGA
- a CDS encoding DUF302 domain-containing protein has product MKNVMTVIAAFFIAMMVSGCATMHMGWTAVTQQYKLDDGAMEAYDNMFTKVTEYGDPARAMMQEWKVNADIPNDDVAETIKSLAEEYNMRVTGDIKMYTKDDAKPDEVKHARIFSLCSLPIAKVFLNHSRYYGGFMPCRIMLVEYGNGDRWLVSMDMTLAIHGGYPLPDDMLAMALSVKKAMDEVPARAAIGDF; this is encoded by the coding sequence TTGAAAAACGTAATGACAGTGATTGCAGCCTTCTTCATCGCGATGATGGTGAGCGGATGTGCGACGATGCATATGGGTTGGACTGCGGTAACACAGCAGTATAAACTGGACGACGGCGCGATGGAAGCGTACGACAACATGTTCACCAAAGTCACCGAGTACGGCGACCCGGCAAGAGCGATGATGCAGGAGTGGAAAGTCAACGCCGACATTCCGAACGATGACGTTGCCGAGACGATCAAGTCCCTTGCGGAAGAGTACAACATGCGTGTCACGGGTGACATCAAGATGTATACAAAAGACGATGCGAAACCGGACGAAGTGAAGCATGCGCGCATCTTCTCACTCTGTAGCCTTCCGATCGCGAAAGTGTTCCTGAACCACTCCCGTTATTACGGCGGTTTCATGCCGTGCCGCATCATGCTGGTTGAATACGGTAACGGTGACCGCTGGCTCGTCAGCATGGATATGACCCTCGCCATCCACGGCGGTTACCCGCTGCCGGACGATATGCTCGCGATGGCACTCTCCGTCAAAAAAGCGATGGACGAAGTCCCGGCGCGCGCTGCGATCGGCGATTTTTAA